The following proteins are encoded in a genomic region of Candidatus Obscuribacterales bacterium:
- a CDS encoding glycosyltransferase family 2 protein, giving the protein MTISDSLAVNDPSVLVVIVNYRTSRLVADGLRSLVEEVQTHPSIRVAVVDNESGDDSVEYLQAAIAENQWDSWATLIPSGHNGGYAYGNNIAVRPALQSSDPPDYFLLLNPDTAARPGAIWALVEFMEQHEKVGICGSGLENADGSPWPIAFRFPSLLSELDSGLRIGLVSKLLNRWVVPREMSNEEAQVDWLPGASMMVRRQVFEEIGLMDEGYFLYYEETDFCLQARRAGWLCWYVPQSRVMHIAGQSTGVTVRTDRPKRLPTYWFESR; this is encoded by the coding sequence ATGACCATAAGTGATTCCCTTGCAGTAAACGACCCGTCGGTTTTAGTGGTGATCGTCAACTATCGCACGTCACGGTTAGTGGCAGATGGCTTGCGATCGCTGGTTGAGGAGGTACAAACCCATCCCAGTATTCGCGTGGCGGTGGTGGATAATGAGTCGGGTGATGATTCGGTAGAGTATCTGCAGGCTGCGATCGCAGAGAATCAGTGGGACTCTTGGGCAACGCTGATTCCCTCAGGGCATAACGGTGGCTACGCCTATGGCAACAACATCGCGGTGCGTCCGGCGCTACAATCCTCTGACCCACCGGATTACTTCCTGTTGCTCAATCCCGATACCGCCGCTCGACCGGGTGCCATCTGGGCCCTCGTGGAGTTTATGGAGCAGCACGAGAAGGTGGGCATCTGCGGTAGTGGCTTAGAAAATGCCGATGGATCGCCTTGGCCGATCGCTTTCCGGTTTCCCTCCTTGCTGAGTGAGCTAGATTCAGGCCTCCGGATCGGCTTGGTCAGCAAACTGTTGAACCGCTGGGTGGTACCTCGGGAGATGAGTAACGAAGAGGCTCAGGTGGATTGGCTGCCCGGAGCCAGCATGATGGTGCGCCGCCAAGTCTTTGAAGAGATTGGGCTGATGGACGAGGGCTATTTTCTGTACTACGAAGAAACCGATTTCTGCCTGCAGGCACGGCGGGCGGGTTGGCTGTGTTGGTATGTGCCCCAAAGTCGAGTGATGCATATTGCCGGACAAAGTACCGGTGTCACGGTACGCACCGATCGCCCCAAACGCCTGCCCACCTACTGGTTTGAGTCACG